The Cellulomonas wangleii genome includes a region encoding these proteins:
- a CDS encoding amidoligase family protein, with amino-acid sequence MDELTLRTGFEIELLAPAGSDRQALADVVAARVGGSVRRAFHADSQPSPVPGVSVFRHLSPAFDVLDAQGAPVALLVDDITIEADLAPVPGSRPRPGHRGWYRLVSDDGRLLRLVERTVDPHAPLATVLDPVAELFGVHVDVFPAAARVNDPTGASIAVALPLPPGRERPCEIVTPPLVRDHARALERLLGPARELGFTIPQEAAVHLHVDAGPFRRSSAFANLVRLFAHWREPLWAALGTNPRCRRLAPLPDALVGFVEQGWQDTDTGWSALRDAARAVGLTKYADVNLVQLVATRPVRDTVEVRILPGAIDARSVVERAALVERLLLRCLDPAPLPLPGPDAAHDPRAALQDLLTVAAR; translated from the coding sequence GTGGACGAGCTGACGTTGCGCACCGGATTCGAGATCGAGCTCCTGGCCCCGGCCGGGTCCGACAGGCAGGCGCTGGCCGACGTGGTCGCGGCACGGGTGGGGGGCAGCGTGCGGCGGGCGTTCCACGCCGACAGCCAGCCGTCGCCGGTGCCCGGCGTCAGCGTCTTCCGGCACCTGTCGCCGGCGTTCGACGTCCTCGACGCGCAGGGGGCGCCGGTAGCACTCCTCGTCGACGACATCACCATCGAGGCGGACCTCGCCCCGGTGCCCGGGTCGCGGCCGCGGCCCGGGCACCGGGGGTGGTACCGGCTGGTGTCCGACGACGGGCGGCTCCTGCGGCTCGTCGAGCGCACCGTCGACCCTCACGCCCCGCTGGCGACGGTGCTCGACCCCGTCGCGGAGCTCTTCGGGGTGCACGTCGACGTGTTCCCGGCGGCGGCGCGCGTCAACGACCCCACGGGGGCGTCGATCGCGGTCGCCCTGCCGTTGCCGCCCGGGCGGGAACGCCCGTGCGAGATCGTCACGCCGCCCCTCGTGCGCGACCACGCGCGCGCCCTCGAGCGGCTCCTGGGGCCCGCCCGGGAGCTCGGGTTCACGATCCCGCAGGAGGCGGCGGTGCACCTGCACGTCGACGCCGGGCCGTTCCGTCGGTCGTCGGCGTTCGCCAACCTCGTGCGGCTGTTCGCGCACTGGCGCGAGCCGCTGTGGGCCGCGCTCGGCACCAACCCGCGGTGCCGCCGGCTCGCACCGCTGCCCGACGCGCTCGTCGGGTTCGTCGAGCAGGGCTGGCAGGACACCGACACGGGCTGGTCGGCCCTGCGCGACGCGGCCCGGGCCGTCGGTCTGACGAAGTACGCGGACGTGAACCTCGTCCAGCTCGTCGCCACGCGGCCCGTGCGCGACACCGTCGAGGTCCGCATCCTGCCCGGTGCGATCGACGCCCGGTCGGTCGTCGAGCGTGCGGCACTCGTCGAGCGTCTGCTGCTGCGCTGCCTCGACCCCGCACCGCTGCCGCTGCCGGGACCGGACGCGGCGCACGACCCGCGCGCCGCACTCCAGGACCTCCTCACCGTGGCGGCCCGATGA
- a CDS encoding helix-turn-helix transcriptional regulator yields the protein MDRLQLADFLRTRREALQPQDVGLPRGSRRRARGLRREEVALLCDMSSDYWSRLEQARGPQPSDQMLAAMARGLRLTLAERDHLFRLAGRPAPERVGPGEHVSPGLMRVLDRLHDTPAQVMTDLGEALAQNPAAAALLGDESALTGLDRVVVHRWFVHPSSRDVYPVQDHDVRGRVFVSDLRAALARQGPGSRAEQVVQSLLVRSEEFARVWAGHEVGLRHETHKRLVHPEVGEMSLECQRLVDVEQSQVLLVFTAAPGTPDDDRLRLLASLAPRPALPTPS from the coding sequence GTGGACCGGCTCCAGCTCGCGGACTTCCTGCGCACGCGGCGCGAGGCCCTGCAGCCGCAGGACGTCGGCCTGCCGCGCGGGTCGCGTCGGCGCGCTCGCGGGCTGCGGCGCGAGGAGGTCGCGCTGCTGTGCGACATGTCGAGCGACTACTGGTCCCGCCTCGAGCAGGCGCGCGGCCCGCAGCCGTCGGACCAGATGCTCGCGGCGATGGCGCGCGGGCTGCGGCTCACGCTGGCCGAGCGGGACCACCTGTTCCGGCTGGCGGGCCGTCCCGCGCCGGAACGCGTGGGACCCGGCGAGCACGTGTCGCCCGGGCTGATGCGGGTGCTCGACCGCCTGCACGACACGCCCGCGCAGGTGATGACGGACCTGGGGGAGGCGCTTGCGCAGAACCCCGCGGCCGCCGCGCTGCTCGGGGACGAGTCCGCGCTGACCGGGCTCGACCGCGTCGTCGTGCACCGCTGGTTCGTGCACCCCTCCTCGCGCGACGTCTACCCCGTGCAGGACCACGACGTGCGCGGCCGGGTGTTCGTCTCGGACCTGCGCGCCGCGCTCGCCCGGCAGGGGCCCGGGTCGAGGGCGGAGCAGGTCGTGCAGTCGCTGCTCGTGCGCAGCGAGGAGTTCGCCCGGGTGTGGGCCGGGCACGAGGTGGGCCTGCGTCACGAGACGCACAAGCGGCTCGTCCACCCCGAGGTCGGGGAGATGAGCCTCGAGTGCCAGCGGCTCGTGGACGTCGAGCAGTCCCAGGTGCTGCTGGTGTTCACCGCCGCACCGGGCACACCGGACGACGACCGGCTCCGCCTGCTGGCCTCCCTGGCCCCCCGCCCGGCGCTGCCCACCCCCTCCTGA
- a CDS encoding SDR family NAD(P)-dependent oxidoreductase: MTGPTTPRVALVTGGNRGLGRASALALAAAGTDVVLTYRQHEDEAHAVVADVEALGRRAAALRLDTSDLAAVDAFPARLAAVLHEQRGRGTLDVLLNNAGLSLATPLGGTTADDLQTLFDVHVRGVFLLTQGLVPMLADGGRVITVSSGLARFVQPGDHAGYAAMKAAVEALTRYWAAELGGRGITVNVVAPGPVATDFSGGVVRDTAGLRDALASQTALGRVGEAEDIGAVVAAIASPAFAWVTGQRVEASGGMRL; encoded by the coding sequence ATGACCGGCCCCACCACCCCCCGCGTCGCACTCGTCACCGGCGGCAACCGCGGCCTCGGTCGTGCGAGCGCGCTCGCGCTCGCCGCCGCCGGCACCGACGTCGTGCTCACCTACCGGCAGCACGAGGACGAGGCGCACGCCGTCGTCGCCGACGTCGAGGCGCTCGGCCGACGCGCCGCGGCCCTGCGGCTGGACACGTCCGACCTCGCGGCGGTGGACGCCTTCCCGGCACGGCTGGCCGCCGTCCTGCACGAGCAGCGGGGCCGCGGGACCCTCGACGTGCTCCTGAACAACGCCGGCCTCTCGCTCGCGACGCCGCTCGGCGGCACCACGGCCGACGACCTGCAGACCCTGTTCGACGTCCACGTGCGCGGCGTCTTCCTGCTCACCCAGGGCCTGGTCCCGATGCTCGCGGACGGCGGCCGCGTCATCACCGTGTCGAGCGGGCTCGCACGGTTCGTCCAGCCGGGGGACCACGCCGGGTACGCGGCGATGAAGGCGGCGGTCGAGGCGTTGACGCGGTACTGGGCCGCGGAGCTGGGGGGTCGCGGCATCACCGTCAACGTCGTCGCGCCAGGGCCGGTGGCCACCGACTTCAGCGGCGGGGTCGTGCGGGACACCGCCGGCCTGCGCGACGCGCTCGCGTCGCAGACGGCGCTGGGGCGGGTGGGCGAGGCGGAGGACATCGGTGCCGTCGTGGCCGCGATCGCCTCGCCTGCGTTCGCGTGGGTCACCGGGCAGCGGGTCGAGGCGTCGGGCGGCATGCGGTTGTGA
- a CDS encoding RNA polymerase sigma factor, with protein sequence MTWLGAVGPESAEVPVVALAERRRGHGARTAAPTTALDDLVRTHLPGLLRYATVLTGDGHTAADLVQEVLLRAHVRWHRIALMERPDLYLRRMVTNEHLSWRRRWHVRTIHPASDDVLAAHAPPQHDHAGAAGRDDVMWEHLAALPPRQRTVLVLRYYEGLADPEIAQVLGTSSATVRSHAARALATLRDTDLTTAPETR encoded by the coding sequence ATGACGTGGCTGGGGGCCGTGGGCCCCGAGAGCGCCGAGGTGCCGGTGGTCGCCCTCGCCGAGCGGCGCCGGGGCCACGGGGCCCGCACGGCCGCCCCCACGACCGCGCTGGACGACCTGGTGCGCACCCACCTGCCGGGGCTCCTGCGGTACGCGACCGTCCTCACCGGTGACGGGCACACGGCCGCCGACCTCGTCCAGGAGGTGCTGCTGCGCGCCCACGTGCGCTGGCACCGCATCGCCCTCATGGAACGCCCCGACCTGTACCTGCGGCGCATGGTGACCAACGAGCACCTGTCGTGGCGGCGACGCTGGCACGTGCGGACGATCCACCCCGCGTCGGACGACGTGCTGGCCGCGCACGCACCGCCGCAGCACGACCACGCCGGGGCCGCGGGCCGCGACGACGTCATGTGGGAGCACCTGGCCGCCCTCCCGCCGCGACAGCGCACGGTGCTCGTGCTGCGCTACTACGAGGGCCTGGCCGACCCCGAGATCGCCCAGGTGCTGGGGACGTCGAGCGCGACGGTGCGCTCGCACGCCGCCCGCGCCCTGGCCACCCTGCGCGACACCGACCTCACCACGGCACCGGAGACACGATGA
- a CDS encoding MarR family winged helix-turn-helix transcriptional regulator produces MTDTSTRTGDDLGWQLGTLLGRWRTAVGEALGGIPAGPRGYQLLRVVVTADVPPTQAALAAHLGIDRTVMTYLLDDLCAAGLVARCPDPADRRVRRIAATDLGRAALADVEGRIAAAEATVLHGLGADEQGVLRALLARATGPAASGEDHCAVVTA; encoded by the coding sequence GTGACGGACACCTCGACGCGCACCGGCGACGACCTCGGCTGGCAGCTCGGCACGCTGCTCGGCCGGTGGCGCACCGCCGTCGGCGAGGCGCTCGGCGGCATCCCCGCCGGCCCGCGCGGCTACCAGCTGCTGCGCGTCGTCGTCACCGCCGACGTGCCGCCCACCCAGGCCGCGCTCGCCGCCCACCTCGGCATCGACCGCACGGTCATGACCTACCTGCTCGACGACCTGTGCGCCGCCGGCCTGGTCGCACGCTGCCCCGACCCGGCCGACCGGCGCGTCCGGCGCATCGCCGCGACCGACCTCGGGCGGGCCGCGCTCGCCGACGTCGAGGGGCGCATCGCTGCCGCGGAGGCCACCGTCCTGCACGGCCTGGGCGCCGACGAGCAGGGCGTCCTGCGCGCGCTGCTCGCCCGGGCCACCGGCCCGGCCGCGTCGGGCGAGGACCACTGCGCGGTCGTCACCGCCTGA
- a CDS encoding GntR family transcriptional regulator: MFDGRDPVYLQIADQIRQDVLSGALASEEQVMSTTQYATTFRINPATAAKAFAQLVDEGVLYKRRGVGMFVAPGARERLLAEARESFFTDTVDPVADAARLLGVDVEDVVARLRARAARPAPEGESR; the protein is encoded by the coding sequence GTGTTCGACGGACGTGACCCCGTGTACCTGCAGATCGCGGACCAGATCAGGCAGGACGTGCTCTCGGGTGCGCTCGCATCCGAGGAGCAGGTCATGTCGACCACGCAGTACGCCACGACGTTCCGCATCAACCCCGCGACGGCGGCCAAGGCGTTCGCCCAGCTCGTCGACGAGGGCGTCCTCTACAAGCGCCGGGGCGTCGGCATGTTCGTCGCCCCCGGCGCCCGTGAGCGGCTGCTCGCCGAGGCTCGCGAGTCCTTCTTCACCGACACCGTCGACCCCGTCGCCGACGCCGCCCGCCTCCTGGGCGTCGACGTCGAGGACGTCGTCGCCCGGCTCCGCGCCCGTGCCGCCCGCCCCGCACCCGAGGGAGAGTCCCGATGA
- a CDS encoding aspartate-semialdehyde dehydrogenase — protein MAQGLRVAVVGATGQVGAVMRRLLDERDFPVGSIRYFASARSAGTTLPWRGEDVVVEDVATADLSGIDIALFSAGGSTSKEHAPRFAAAGAIVVDNSSAWRRDPRVPLVVSEVNPQALDHIEIGIVANPNCTTMAAMPVLKVLHDEAGLRRLVVSTYQAVSGSGLAGARELDSQVRAAVEQDTLALVHDGGAVAFPSPEKYVAPIAFDVIPLAGSIVEDGLHETDEEQKLRHESRKILDVPDLLVSGTCVRVPVFTGHSLSVNAEFERSISVERATELLSTAPGVQLADVPTPLVAAGQDPSFVGRIRQDEGAPEGRGLALFISNDNLRKGAALNAVQIAEVLASRRFAVTRA, from the coding sequence ATGGCGCAGGGTCTGAGGGTCGCGGTCGTCGGGGCGACCGGTCAGGTCGGCGCCGTGATGCGCCGCCTGCTGGACGAGCGGGACTTCCCGGTCGGGTCCATCCGGTACTTCGCCTCCGCGCGCTCGGCGGGCACGACGCTGCCGTGGCGCGGCGAGGACGTCGTCGTCGAGGACGTCGCGACGGCCGACCTGTCCGGCATCGACATCGCGCTGTTCTCCGCGGGCGGGTCGACGTCCAAGGAGCACGCGCCGCGGTTCGCCGCCGCCGGCGCGATCGTCGTCGACAACTCCTCGGCCTGGCGCCGCGACCCGCGCGTGCCGCTCGTGGTCTCCGAGGTGAACCCGCAGGCGCTGGACCACATCGAGATCGGCATCGTCGCCAACCCCAACTGCACGACCATGGCCGCGATGCCCGTGCTCAAGGTGCTGCACGACGAGGCGGGTCTGCGTCGCCTCGTCGTCTCGACGTACCAGGCGGTCTCCGGGTCGGGGCTGGCCGGTGCCCGCGAGCTCGACTCGCAGGTCCGCGCGGCGGTCGAGCAGGACACCCTGGCCCTGGTGCACGACGGCGGCGCCGTCGCGTTCCCCTCGCCGGAGAAGTACGTCGCGCCGATCGCGTTCGACGTCATCCCGCTCGCGGGGTCGATCGTCGAGGACGGTCTGCACGAGACCGACGAGGAGCAGAAGCTGCGGCACGAGTCGCGCAAGATTCTCGACGTCCCGGACCTGCTGGTCTCGGGCACGTGCGTGCGCGTGCCGGTGTTCACGGGCCACTCGCTGAGCGTCAACGCGGAGTTCGAGCGGTCGATCTCGGTGGAGCGGGCGACCGAGCTGCTGTCGACGGCGCCCGGCGTGCAGCTCGCCGACGTCCCGACGCCGCTGGTCGCCGCCGGTCAGGACCCGTCGTTCGTCGGGCGCATCCGGCAGGACGAGGGCGCGCCCGAGGGCCGCGGCCTGGCGCTGTTCATCAGCAACGACAACCTGCGCAAGGGTGCGGCGCTCAACGCCGTGCAGATCGCGGAGGTCCTGGCGAGCCGGCGGTTCGCGGTCACCCGCGCCTGA
- a CDS encoding ABC transporter ATP-binding protein: MSTTPVVRAEHLRKSYGSTLAVQDVSLTVERGEIFGVLGRNGAGKTTTVEMIAGLRRPDGGTVRVLGLDPATQAAAVHDKVGLQLQESALPDRLRVQEALELYASFYAAPADPVDLLDLLGLTVKRDTAFKDLSGGQKQRLSVALALVGRPEVAILDELTTGLDPHARRETWAVVEAVRDAGVTILLVTHLMEEAERLCDRIALISGGLVAATGTPEQIVDLAQGEHVLRVRPERPVPDEVLLGALTGVPDVREAVVEDRALVVRGGGALVQGVLVALARHDVATRDVRLERASLEDAFVSLTGADGADAQPVTTSAEV, encoded by the coding sequence ATGAGCACCACCCCGGTCGTCCGCGCGGAGCACCTGCGCAAGTCCTACGGCAGCACGCTCGCCGTCCAGGACGTGTCCCTCACCGTCGAGCGCGGCGAGATCTTCGGCGTCCTCGGGCGCAACGGCGCCGGCAAGACGACGACGGTCGAGATGATCGCCGGGCTGCGCCGGCCCGACGGCGGGACGGTCCGCGTCCTCGGGCTCGACCCGGCGACGCAGGCCGCCGCCGTGCACGACAAGGTCGGCCTCCAGCTCCAGGAGTCGGCCCTGCCGGACCGGCTGCGGGTCCAGGAGGCGCTCGAGCTCTACGCGTCCTTCTACGCCGCGCCGGCCGACCCCGTCGACCTGCTCGACCTGCTCGGCCTCACGGTCAAGCGTGACACCGCGTTCAAGGACCTCTCCGGCGGGCAGAAGCAGCGCCTGTCGGTCGCGCTCGCGCTCGTCGGCCGGCCCGAGGTCGCGATCCTCGACGAGCTGACGACGGGCCTCGACCCGCACGCCCGGCGCGAGACGTGGGCGGTCGTCGAGGCGGTACGTGACGCGGGGGTGACGATCCTCCTCGTCACCCACCTCATGGAGGAGGCCGAGCGGCTGTGCGACCGGATCGCCCTCATCTCCGGCGGGCTCGTCGCCGCGACCGGCACGCCGGAGCAGATCGTCGACCTCGCGCAGGGTGAGCACGTGCTGCGCGTGCGTCCCGAGCGGCCCGTCCCCGACGAGGTGCTGCTCGGCGCGCTCACGGGCGTCCCCGACGTCCGCGAGGCCGTCGTCGAGGACCGTGCGCTCGTCGTGCGAGGCGGCGGCGCGCTCGTCCAGGGCGTGCTCGTCGCGCTCGCCCGCCACGACGTCGCGACCCGCGACGTCCGCCTGGAGCGCGCGTCCCTCGAGGACGCGTTCGTCTCCCTCACCGGTGCCGACGGCGCCGACGCCCAGCCCGTGACGACCTCCGCAGAGGTGTGA
- a CDS encoding LLM class flavin-dependent oxidoreductase, with protein MTDYGHELQLGTFLTPQNADPQTPVDLAVLTEQAGLDLVTFQDHPYQPSFLDTWTLLSWVAARTERVHLSGNVLNVPMRPPAVLARAAASLDLLSGGRVELGLGAGAFWDAIEGMGVPRLTPGEAVDALGEAIDVIRALWDTDGRGALRVGGDHHRLAGAKRGPAPAHEIGIWVGAYKPRMLRLVGRKADGWLPSLGYLQPGDLARGNATIDEAATAAGRDPREIRRLLNINGRFSPTPGDGLDGPPEQWVDALVRYALEDGIGTFVLATDDPATIRTFAEQVAPAVRDAVAAERASSGTSSGPVRAAAALAKRVDGIAYDAVPAGLPAVEPGDRAYASLRSTYMRRGAPGIVLLPRTTAQVVDALGYAREQRGPLAVRSGGHGISGRSTNDGGVVLDVGALDEVTVVDEATRRVRLGAGATWGKVAATLAPHGWAISSGDYGGVGVGGLATTGGIGLLGRSQGLTIDHVVAYEVVTADGTVRVVDARHEPELFWGLRGAGGNLGVVTWVELEAPEVPDVVFATMTFDASDPARLLARWGRVVQDADRRLTSFLHVQAGGSGRQPLAQAMTVWADDDTTSAVAALEELLGAGTVLDQRATLTPYTGVVGPVARHHDGGAPPVTRSGLLPAMTDAAAADLGRLLGSGEAMLLQLRATGAAGNDVAPDATAYAHRHQQLSATAFAGRSSRTGLDDTWDRLAHPHMDGLYLSFETDPRPERLRDAFPPLTLDRLRALKRTYDPDHVFDQNFPIDPRG; from the coding sequence ATGACCGACTACGGGCACGAGCTGCAGCTCGGCACGTTCCTCACCCCGCAGAACGCCGACCCGCAGACCCCGGTCGACCTGGCCGTGCTCACCGAGCAGGCCGGCCTCGATCTGGTGACGTTCCAGGACCACCCGTACCAGCCGTCGTTCCTCGACACCTGGACGCTGCTGTCGTGGGTCGCCGCGCGCACCGAGCGCGTGCACCTGTCCGGCAACGTCCTCAACGTGCCGATGCGCCCGCCGGCCGTCCTGGCGCGCGCGGCCGCGAGCCTCGACCTGCTGTCCGGCGGCCGCGTCGAGCTCGGCCTGGGCGCCGGGGCGTTCTGGGACGCCATCGAGGGCATGGGCGTCCCGCGGCTGACCCCCGGCGAGGCCGTCGACGCGCTCGGCGAGGCCATCGACGTCATCCGCGCCCTGTGGGACACCGACGGGCGCGGCGCGCTGCGCGTCGGCGGCGACCACCACCGCCTCGCGGGCGCCAAGCGTGGCCCGGCCCCGGCGCACGAGATCGGCATCTGGGTCGGCGCCTACAAGCCCCGCATGCTGCGCCTGGTCGGCCGGAAGGCCGACGGCTGGCTGCCCTCGCTGGGTTACCTGCAGCCCGGCGACCTCGCGCGCGGCAACGCGACGATCGACGAGGCCGCGACGGCTGCCGGCCGCGACCCCCGCGAGATCCGCCGGCTGCTCAACATCAACGGCCGCTTCTCCCCCACCCCGGGCGACGGTCTGGACGGCCCGCCCGAGCAGTGGGTCGACGCCCTCGTCCGGTACGCGCTCGAGGACGGCATCGGCACCTTCGTCCTCGCCACCGACGACCCCGCGACCATCCGGACGTTCGCCGAGCAGGTCGCCCCGGCGGTCCGCGACGCGGTCGCCGCCGAGCGCGCCTCGTCGGGCACGTCCAGCGGTCCGGTCCGCGCCGCCGCCGCCCTGGCCAAGCGGGTCGACGGCATCGCCTACGACGCCGTGCCCGCCGGCCTGCCCGCCGTCGAGCCCGGCGACCGCGCGTACGCCTCCCTGCGCTCCACCTACATGCGCCGCGGCGCGCCCGGCATCGTCCTGCTGCCCCGCACCACCGCGCAGGTGGTCGACGCCCTCGGGTACGCCCGCGAGCAGCGCGGGCCGCTGGCGGTGCGGTCCGGCGGGCACGGCATCTCCGGCCGGTCGACCAACGACGGCGGCGTCGTGCTCGACGTCGGCGCGCTGGACGAGGTGACGGTCGTCGACGAGGCGACGCGCCGCGTGCGGCTCGGCGCGGGCGCGACCTGGGGCAAGGTCGCCGCGACGCTGGCCCCGCACGGGTGGGCGATCTCGTCGGGCGACTACGGCGGCGTCGGCGTCGGCGGGCTGGCGACGACCGGCGGGATCGGCCTGCTCGGCCGCTCGCAGGGCCTGACCATCGACCACGTCGTCGCCTACGAGGTCGTCACGGCCGACGGCACCGTGCGCGTCGTCGACGCCCGGCACGAGCCCGAGCTGTTCTGGGGGCTGCGGGGCGCGGGCGGCAACCTCGGCGTCGTCACGTGGGTGGAGCTCGAGGCCCCCGAGGTGCCGGACGTCGTCTTCGCGACCATGACGTTCGACGCCTCCGACCCCGCCCGCCTCCTCGCCCGCTGGGGCCGCGTCGTCCAGGACGCCGACCGACGGCTCACCAGCTTCCTGCACGTGCAGGCCGGGGGCAGCGGCCGTCAGCCGCTCGCGCAGGCCATGACGGTGTGGGCGGACGACGACACGACGTCGGCCGTCGCGGCCCTCGAGGAGCTGCTCGGCGCGGGGACCGTGCTCGACCAGCGCGCGACCCTCACGCCGTACACCGGCGTCGTCGGCCCGGTGGCCCGCCACCACGACGGCGGTGCACCGCCCGTCACCCGCTCCGGGCTGCTGCCCGCCATGACGGACGCGGCGGCCGCCGACCTCGGGCGCCTTCTCGGCTCGGGCGAGGCGATGCTGCTGCAGCTGCGGGCGACGGGAGCCGCCGGCAACGACGTCGCGCCGGACGCGACCGCGTACGCCCACCGCCACCAGCAGCTCTCGGCCACGGCCTTCGCTGGACGCTCGTCCCGCACCGGGCTGGACGACACGTGGGACCGGCTCGCGCACCCGCACATGGACGGCCTGTACCTGTCCTTCGAGACCGACCCGCGCCCCGAGCGGCTGCGCGACGCCTTCCCGCCGCTCACGCTCGACCGGCTGCGGGCGCTCAAGCGCACGTACGACCCGGACCACGTCTTCGACCAGAACTTCCCCATCGACCCGCGGGGCTGA
- a CDS encoding ATP-binding cassette domain-containing protein, translated as MTATTGWGVELQGVTQRYGDVTALDDVALTIRPGTITGLLGRNGSGKSTMGSLLAAFRRPTAGRVLVDGEDPWENERVVPGVCFVRESGDVLDDCSLKDNLAYLSGARPWFSHELAGELLELFELDLKRKPSKLSRGKRSAFGIVVGLASRAPLTILDEVHLGLDAPSRYAFYDALLADYAEHPRTIVLSSHLIDEVERLLEDVVVLDAGRVLIAQDVESLRAEGISVTGPAAAVADFVAGRDVLATQRLGGTTQTTVRGALLEGDARRARQAGLELGPVPLQDLFVHLTGPGRTTDAAARAQGVDR; from the coding sequence ATGACCGCGACCACCGGCTGGGGCGTCGAGCTCCAGGGAGTGACGCAGCGCTACGGCGACGTCACCGCGCTCGACGACGTCGCCCTGACGATCCGCCCCGGCACCATCACCGGCCTGCTGGGCCGCAACGGCTCGGGCAAGTCGACGATGGGCTCGCTGCTCGCCGCATTCCGCCGTCCGACGGCCGGGCGTGTGCTCGTCGACGGCGAGGACCCGTGGGAGAACGAGCGCGTCGTGCCGGGGGTGTGCTTCGTCCGGGAGTCCGGCGACGTGCTCGACGACTGCTCCCTCAAGGACAACCTCGCGTACCTCTCCGGCGCGCGGCCGTGGTTCTCGCACGAGCTCGCCGGCGAGCTGCTCGAGCTGTTCGAGCTGGACCTGAAGCGCAAGCCGTCGAAGCTGTCGCGCGGCAAGAGGTCGGCGTTCGGGATCGTCGTCGGGCTGGCGTCGCGCGCCCCGCTGACCATCCTCGACGAGGTCCACCTCGGCCTCGACGCGCCGAGCCGGTATGCCTTCTACGACGCGCTGCTCGCCGACTACGCCGAGCACCCGCGCACCATCGTGCTGTCGAGCCACCTCATCGACGAGGTCGAGCGGCTCCTCGAGGACGTCGTCGTGCTCGACGCCGGCCGCGTCCTCATCGCCCAGGACGTCGAGTCCCTGCGCGCCGAGGGCATCTCGGTCACCGGCCCCGCGGCCGCCGTCGCGGACTTCGTCGCGGGGCGCGACGTGCTCGCCACGCAGCGCCTCGGCGGCACCACCCAGACCACCGTGCGCGGCGCGCTCCTGGAGGGGGACGCGCGCCGCGCACGGCAGGCCGGGCTCGAGCTGGGCCCGGTCCCGCTGCAGGACCTGTTCGTCCACCTCACCGGCCCGGGCCGGACCACCGACGCCGCGGCACGCGCGCAGGGGGTGGACCGATGA
- a CDS encoding ABC transporter permease has translation MTAQTPTPTTTATAVPAAARRGALAAAPAASRPRGGALLRMTVAEARLLVRDPAAGFFALGFPALLITVLGLTMPWADEPFDDRDPLLAQITAITGYTPIVLSLAVATVGLSSLPVAVATYRQRGVLKRLSATPVGPARLLVAQVLVYLGALVVAAVVALVCAVLVVGVTLPKQPWTVALAFLLGVLSTFAVGGLIAARAATTGAANGIGMTAYFISLFFAGVWTPLPIMPEAVQTIARYLPLGAASQAMTDAWVGAPFPTQQVLVMAAWALVGTPLAVRLFRWS, from the coding sequence ATGACCGCCCAGACCCCGACCCCGACCACGACGGCCACCGCCGTCCCCGCCGCGGCGCGCCGTGGTGCCCTCGCCGCAGCCCCGGCGGCGTCGCGCCCCCGCGGCGGTGCGTTGCTGCGGATGACGGTCGCCGAGGCGCGCCTGCTGGTGCGCGACCCCGCGGCGGGGTTCTTCGCCCTCGGGTTCCCCGCGCTGCTCATCACCGTCCTCGGTCTCACGATGCCGTGGGCCGACGAGCCGTTCGACGACCGCGACCCGCTGCTCGCGCAGATCACCGCCATCACCGGGTACACGCCTATCGTGCTGAGCCTCGCGGTCGCGACCGTCGGGCTGTCGAGCCTCCCCGTGGCCGTCGCGACCTACCGGCAGCGCGGGGTGCTCAAGCGGCTCTCGGCGACACCGGTCGGCCCGGCCCGCCTGCTCGTCGCGCAGGTGCTCGTCTACCTCGGCGCGCTCGTCGTCGCGGCCGTCGTCGCCCTCGTCTGCGCTGTGCTCGTGGTCGGGGTGACGCTCCCGAAGCAGCCGTGGACGGTGGCCCTCGCGTTCCTGCTCGGGGTGCTCTCGACGTTCGCGGTCGGTGGGCTCATCGCGGCCCGGGCGGCGACGACGGGCGCGGCCAACGGCATCGGCATGACGGCGTACTTCATCAGCCTGTTCTTCGCCGGCGTGTGGACGCCGCTGCCGATCATGCCCGAGGCCGTCCAGACCATCGCCCGGTACCTGCCGCTCGGTGCGGCGAGCCAGGCGATGACCGACGCCTGGGTCGGTGCGCCGTTCCCCACCCAGCAGGTGCTCGTCATGGCCGCGTGGGCGCTCGTCGGCACACCGCTGGCGGTGCGTCTGTTCCGCTGGAGCTGA